GCGCTCGGCGCGCGCGATTGAAGAGATCGTCCTCTCGGCGGCGACGCGTCTGAGCGGCTCCGGCAGGGCCGTCCTGATCCTGAACGACGAGGACGGGCGCCCGGTCGTGCGAGCGGCGCTGGGGCTCGATCCGGCGCTGCTCGCCGAGCTCTGCGGCCGCCCGCTCCCGAGCGTCGACGACGGGATAGCGCGAGCGCTGGACGGGGCGGCCCACGTCGCCGCCGCGCCGCTGATCGTCGACGGCCGTGTCGCTGGCGTGCTCGCGGTCGAGCGGGACGCCCCGGCCTCCGGCGGCGATGCCTGGCTGATCGAGGCGCTCGCCGATCAGGCCGCGGTCGCGCTCGCAGGCCCCGCCGATGCCGCCGCGCACGCAGACGCCCGGGAGCAGCGCGCGCGCGTGGAGGCGGACGTGCAGGACGAGCGCTATCGCCTCCTCGGTCGAGCGATCAAGGACCCGATCTGGGACTGGGATATCCGGACGGACCGGGTCGAGCGCAACGCGACATTCCATGAGGTCTTCCGCTACAAGCCCGAGCAGACGGCCCCGACCGGCGCGTGGTGGGTGGGCCGCGTGCTGCCCGAGGATCGCGACCGCATTGCGCGCGCGCTCGAGGAGCTCATCCACGGGGACGCCGACACCTGGTCGGCGCAGTACCGCGTCTACCGCGGCGACGGCTCTGTCGCCCGCGTGTTCGATCGTGGCGCGGTGCTCCGGGACGCGGGAGGCAAGGCGATTCGCATGGTCGGCGCCTCGGTCGACCTGACCGAGCGGTTCCGGATCGAGAGCGCGCTCCAGGACCGGGAGGATCGGCTCCGGCTGGCCACGTGGGCGGCGGACGTGGGCACGTGGCGAGTCGACCTGGTGACTCAGTACGATACGAGGGACGCGAGCCTGAACCGCATCCTGGGCCTGGACGAGCGCGAGACGACGCAGCCCATGGGCGACTGGCTGAGCCGCGTCCACCCGGAGGATCTCGACGCGGTGATCGCCATGCACGAGCGGAGCGTCCGCGAGCGCTGCATCTACGACATCATCCATCGCGTCGTCCGCGTCGACGGGTCGATCCGGTGGGTCCACGATCGCGGGCGCATCGTCGCCGATCGGGACGGCTCCCCGCTGTTCCTGACGGGCGCCGTCGTCGACATCACCGAGCTGAAGCAGCTCGAGCGCGAGCGCACGGAGCTGCTTCGCCGCGAGCAGCAGGCGCTCGCCCAGTCGGAGAAGGACCGCATCCGGGCCGAGGACGCGAACCGCATGAAGGACGAGTTCCTCGCGACGGTCTCCCACGAGCTGCGGACGCCGCTCACGGCGATCCTCGGCTGGGCGCGGCTGATCAAGGACAAGGACCTCGGCCCGGAGCGCGTCAAGCAGGGCATGGCGTCGATCGAGCGCAACGCCCACGCGCAGGCGCAGATCGTCGACGATATCCTGACGGTCTCCCGGATCATCACGGGCAAGCTGCGGCTCCGCACGATCGCCGTGGATCTGGCCTCGGTCATCGACGCCGCCGTGGACACCATCACGCCGACGGCGAAGGCGAAGGAGATCGAGATCCGCATCGAGCCGGGCGAGGGGCTCAGCCACGTGTGCGGCGACCCGGATCGCCTCCAGCAGGTCATGTGGAATCTGCTCTCCAACGCGGTGAAATTCACCCCGAAGCGAGGGCTGGTCACCGTCCGGGTGGGGCGGAGCGACGCGCAGGTCGCGATCTCGGTCACGGACAACGGCAAGGGCATCGCCACGTCGTTCCTGCCGTACGTGTTCGACCGCTTCCGTCAGGGCGACTCCTCGCCGACGAGGGCTCACGGCGGGCTCGGCCTGGGGCTCGCGATCGTCCGCCACCTCGTCGAGCTGCACGGCGGCACGGTGGAGGCGGAGAGCCCGGGCGAGGGGAGAGGAGCGACGTTCACGGTGACGCTCCCCCTGCCCGCGGCGCCCTCCGCCGCGCACGAGGGGCCGCCGTCTGCGCCGGGGCGCGCCCTGCCGAGGAGCGGGGAGCCGTCGCCGCTCTTCGGCGTTCACGTCCTCGTCGTCGAGGATGAGCCGGACGCCCGGGAGATGCTCGCGTTCTTGCTGGAGGGAGCGGGCGCGCGGGTCACCACGGCCGGCTCGGCGAGCGAGGCCATGAGCGTCCTGGAGCGGCTGAGGCCCGATGTCCTGCTCAGCGACATCGGTATGCCGGGGGAGAGCGGCTATGCGCTGATTCACCAGCTGCGCGCTGCGGGTCGGGACGAGATCCGGCGTATCCCCGCCGTGGCCCTGACCGCCTATGCCCGGATCGAGGACCGGAGGAGAGCGCTGGCGGCCGGCTTTCAGAAGCACGTCGCCAAGCCGATCGACCCTGCCGACCTGGTGCAGGTCGTCGCGGACCTCACGGGCCGCTCGGGCAGCGACGAGGCCTCCGTCCGGCCCCGGGGCGGCGCCCTCCTCGGTTGACCCTGCGCGCCGCGCGCCCGCTCTAGGCCAGCTCGACGCCGAGCAGCCACAGCATGAGTGCCTTCTGCACGTGCAGCCGGTTCTCGGCCTGATCCCACACGCGCGAGCGCGGCCCTTCCAGCGTCTCGTCGTCGATCTCCTCGCCGCGGTGCGCCGGCAGGCAGTGAAGCACGATGGAGTGCTGCGCGGCCTTCGCCATCACCTTGGCGTCCACGGTCCAGCCGGCGAACGCGGTGCGGCGCTTCTCCGCCTCGGCCTCGTGTCCCATGCTCGCCCACACGTCCGTGTTCACCACGTCCGCGCGCGCCGCGCCCTCGCGCGGATCGTGCGTGATCGTGACGTGGCCCGTCTTCCGCGCGCGCTCGACCTCGTCCGCGGGCGGCATGTACCCCTCGGGCCCCGCGAGCACGAGGTGGAAATCGAAGAGCTGCGCCGCCTCGAGCCACGAGCGCGCCATGTTGCTCGCGCAGTCGCCGAGGAACGCGATGCGCCGGCCGGCGACGCCGGTCCTGTCCCCGCTCGCCGCGAGCGCCTCCTGGATCGTGAAGATGTCGCTGAGCACCTGCACCGGGTGGCCGTCGTCCGAGAGCGCGTTGATCACCGGCACGCTCGCCTCCGCCATCTCGAGCAGGCGCGCGGTCGACGACGTGCGGAACGCGATCGCGTCGCAGTACCGGGCGAGCACGCGCGCCGTGTCGCGGATCGGCTCGCCGCGGGCGAGCTGGCTGCCCTGGGTGCTCAGCACGACCGGCTGGGCGCCGAGCTGCGCGATGCCGACCTCGAACGACACGCGCGTGCGCGTGCTCGCCTTCTCCAGGACGACCGCGATGGCTCGGCCGGCGAGGATCGTCGTGCGCCGCCCCTTCGGCTCCTCCTTCAGGCGAGCGGCGAGCCTGAGCACCCGGTGCGCTTCGGCCAGGGTCGTGTCCGTGATCTTGAGGTAATCGCGCTTCGCCATTGTCCCGCCTTCCGCGTCGCCGCCGTCCGGGCGCGCCGCCCTGCCGCGGGGCAGCCCGCGACGCAGGGCGCGCCGTACGCTCGTCGTGATGTGGCACAACCGGGACGCCGCCGTCAATCGGCCGTGGATCCGCCGTGGACCGCGCTCAGCGCCAGATCTCGATCTGCCACGCCGCGTCCGAGATCTGCTCGACCGACGCGCGGATCCCGAGGAGATCTCGGAGCAGCCCGAGGTGGGTTGTCGTGTGGGATGACGGGCGCACCGTCCGGAAGGCGCCGCGGCCCGCGAGGGCGATCGGCAAGAGCAGCTGATCGGCCAGGTGCTCGCCCACGGGGACGCCCGCGGCAAGGTAGTCGCGCGCCTCCTCGGCGGCCTTCGTGGCGACGGACTCCGCGCGCACGCCCTTCGCGCCGAACCCGGTGAAGACCTCGGTCACGTGCTCGCTCTCGACGGCGATGGTGATCACGTTGCCTGGGCCGTTCCCGCCCTTCAGCACGCTGGGCTTGAAGCAGCCCGCCTCCCAGCCGAGCACCGCCGCCGCCGCGTCGAGCTCGCGCACCGCGATGGCGCCCGGGAGGTTCGACACCGTCGCGACCGCCCGCCGGCCGCGGATCTCCCCGCGCTCGAGGAGCTCGAGCGGTGCGAGCGCCGGCGCCGGCGCGATCGAGACGCGGGCCAGCCCGCCGCCGGCCGGGTAGAAGCCGGGCGTCACGAGCGTCGCGGTGACGTCCGGCCCCATCCTCCGCACGAGCGGCAGGTAGGCGAGATCCAGGAAGTCGAACGGCGGCGCCAGGGGGTTGTGCGTGCCGCCCTCGAGCGTGAGCGCCGACGGCGCGGGCGCGCGGAGCAGCGCGGGCAGGACGGTCTGCAGCACGAGCGTCGTGCTCCCCGCGCTCCCGACATGGAACGTGTGCTCTCCGGGGACGATCGCGGTCGGTCGAAACACGATCTCCTGAGACCCGAGCGCGGCGCCCGACACCTCGGCGCGGCCGATCTGGGCCGCGGCCCGGACCGAGGTCAGGTGTTGCCGCATCAGGCCCGGGCGCGCGCGGCCCTTGCGGATCGAGGTGATACGGACGGGCGTCTGCGTGATCAGCGAGAGGCCGAGCGTCGTGCGGAGGATCTGGCCCCCTCCCTCTCCGATGGATCCATCGATGGTCAGCATGGCGATCGGCTCTCCCCTGGATGAGCGATATCACGGCGCCGGGACGCGCGGCTCACCCCTTCACGCAGACGACCTGCCGCAGGGTGTGGACGATCTCGACGAGATCCTTCTGCGCCCTCATCACGTCGTCGATCGGCTTGTAAGCCGCCGGCGTCTCGTCGATCACGTCCTCGTCCTTGCGGCACTCGACGCCTGCGGTCGCGGCCTCGTGGTCCGCGACGGAGAAGCGGCGGCGCGCCTCGCCCCGTGACATGACGCGGCCCGCGCCGTGGCTCGAGCTGCAGAAGCTCTCCGGGTTGCCGAGCCCGCGGACGATGAACGACCGCGCGCCCATGCTGCCCGGGATGATCCCGAGATCGCCCGCCTGCGCGCGGACGGCGCCCTTGCGGGTCACGAGGACGTCCTTCCCGTAGTGGTGCTCGCGCGCCACGTAGTTGTGGTGGCAGTTCACTGCCGCCACGGTCGCGTCGAAGGGCGGCAGCTCGCCCGAGCCGCGGAGCGCCTCGACCACCTGCGCCATCATCAGCTCGCGGTTCACCGCCGCGAAGTCCTGCGCCCACGACACCGCCTGCATGTAATCGTGGAAGTGCCTCGTCCCGTCCGGCAGGTACGCGAGGTCGCTGTCGGGCAGGTGGATGAAGAAGCGCCTCATCTCCTGCTTGGCGAGCTCGATGAAGTAGCTCCCCACCCGGTTGCCGACGCCGCGCGACCCGCTGTGCAGCATGACCCAGACGCGGTCCTCCTCGTCGAGGCAGAGCTCGATGAAGTGGTTGCCGGTCCCGAGCGTGCCGAGGTGCTCGATGGCATGGCCGCGCCCGATGCGCGGGTGCTTCTCGACGATCTGCCGGTACCGCGGCTCGAGCTCGGCCCACGCCGCGACCTGGGCGGGGGGCGGCGAGCGCCACGCGCCGCGGTCGTTCTTCCCGCCGTTGTCGGTGCGGCCGTGCGGCACGGCGCCCTCGATGGCCGTCCGGAGCCCGCGCAGCGCGTCCGGCAGCTGCGACGCGGAGAGGCTCGTGCGCGCCGCCATCATCCCGCAGCCGATGTCGACGCCCACCGCCGCCGGGATGACCGCGCCGCTCGTCGCGACCACGCTCCCCACGGTCGCGCCGATGCCCTGGTGCGCGTCGGGCATCACGGCGATCCACTTGTGGATGAACGGTAGCGCGGCGAGGTTCTTGAGCTGCGCCTCCGCGGCGGTCTCGAACGGCACGCCGACCGTCCACGCCTTGATGGGCACGCCCGAGTCCGTGGGGATGACGTTGTAGCTTCGCTCCATGGCAAGATCTCCGGTGAGGGGTCGAGCCGTCCGGCTCGCGCCGCGACGCTCGTTCTCGGTGGGGTCCGTCGGTCTTCGTCGGTCTCCGTCGGTCCGTCGTTCCTGCGCATCGCACGGCGCGTGCCACTCGAAATCCAGGCGATCGCGGGCCCCTGGCCCTGCGGATTAGACCTGTGTATAAGACAGTTAGAGAATCTTCTATGACACGCAAGACCACCGTGGTCCTCGGCATGCTCGGCCCGACGCTGGACACCGGAAAGACGCCGGAGCGCTGGTCGCGCTGGCGCCCGAGCGTGGCGCTCTGCCAGCACGAGGACCTGATCGTCGACCGGTTCGAGCTGCTCTACCAGCGCCGCTTCGAGGGCCTGGCCGAGACGGTGATGGGCGACGTGCGGCACGCCTCGCCGGAGACGGACATCCGCGCTCACGTGGTCGAGGTGGACGATCCGTGGGACTTCGAGGCGGTGTACGGCGCGCTCCACGACTTCGCGAGGGCGTACCCGTTCGCGCCGGACCGGGAGGACTACCTCGTCCACATCACGACGGGCACGCACGTCGCGCAGATCTGCCTGTTCTTGCTCACGGAGTCGCGGTACTTCCCGGGTCGGCTCATCCAGACGTCGCCGCCGAAGCGCGACCGTGAGGAGCTCGCGGCCGGGTCGTTCACGATCATCGATCTCGACCTCTCGAAGTACGACCGCATCGCGTCGCGCTTCCAGAAGGAGCAGCGCGAGGGGGTGTCGTTCCTGAAGAGCGGCATCGACACGCGCAACGCGGCGTACAACCGGCTGATCGAGCGGATCGAGCACGTGGCGATCGCGTCGCGCGCGCCCATCCTGCTGATGGGCCCGACGGGGGCGGGGAAATCGCAGCTCGCGCGGAAGATCTACGACCTCAAGAAGGGGCGCCGGCAGGTGGGCGGTGACTTCGTGGATCTGAACTGCGCGACGATCCGAGGCGACGGGGCGATGTCGGCGCTGTTCGGGCACACGAAGGGGTCGTTCACGGGGGCGCTCCAGGACCGCCCGGGGCTCCTGCGCAAGGCGCACGAGGGGGTGCTGTTCCTCGACGAGATCGGCGAGCTCGGCGCGGACG
The nucleotide sequence above comes from Sorangium aterium. Encoded proteins:
- a CDS encoding PAS domain-containing protein, with product MIEHDERHRSQVRALTEASRALASARSARAIEEIVLSAATRLSGSGRAVLILNDEDGRPVVRAALGLDPALLAELCGRPLPSVDDGIARALDGAAHVAAAPLIVDGRVAGVLAVERDAPASGGDAWLIEALADQAAVALAGPADAAAHADAREQRARVEADVQDERYRLLGRAIKDPIWDWDIRTDRVERNATFHEVFRYKPEQTAPTGAWWVGRVLPEDRDRIARALEELIHGDADTWSAQYRVYRGDGSVARVFDRGAVLRDAGGKAIRMVGASVDLTERFRIESALQDREDRLRLATWAADVGTWRVDLVTQYDTRDASLNRILGLDERETTQPMGDWLSRVHPEDLDAVIAMHERSVRERCIYDIIHRVVRVDGSIRWVHDRGRIVADRDGSPLFLTGAVVDITELKQLERERTELLRREQQALAQSEKDRIRAEDANRMKDEFLATVSHELRTPLTAILGWARLIKDKDLGPERVKQGMASIERNAHAQAQIVDDILTVSRIITGKLRLRTIAVDLASVIDAAVDTITPTAKAKEIEIRIEPGEGLSHVCGDPDRLQQVMWNLLSNAVKFTPKRGLVTVRVGRSDAQVAISVTDNGKGIATSFLPYVFDRFRQGDSSPTRAHGGLGLGLAIVRHLVELHGGTVEAESPGEGRGATFTVTLPLPAAPSAAHEGPPSAPGRALPRSGEPSPLFGVHVLVVEDEPDAREMLAFLLEGAGARVTTAGSASEAMSVLERLRPDVLLSDIGMPGESGYALIHQLRAAGRDEIRRIPAVALTAYARIEDRRRALAAGFQKHVAKPIDPADLVQVVADLTGRSGSDEASVRPRGGALLG
- the argF gene encoding ornithine carbamoyltransferase; translated protein: MAKRDYLKITDTTLAEAHRVLRLAARLKEEPKGRRTTILAGRAIAVVLEKASTRTRVSFEVGIAQLGAQPVVLSTQGSQLARGEPIRDTARVLARYCDAIAFRTSSTARLLEMAEASVPVINALSDDGHPVQVLSDIFTIQEALAASGDRTGVAGRRIAFLGDCASNMARSWLEAAQLFDFHLVLAGPEGYMPPADEVERARKTGHVTITHDPREGAARADVVNTDVWASMGHEAEAEKRRTAFAGWTVDAKVMAKAAQHSIVLHCLPAHRGEEIDDETLEGPRSRVWDQAENRLHVQKALMLWLLGVELA
- the rtcA gene encoding RNA 3'-terminal phosphate cyclase yields the protein MLTIDGSIGEGGGQILRTTLGLSLITQTPVRITSIRKGRARPGLMRQHLTSVRAAAQIGRAEVSGAALGSQEIVFRPTAIVPGEHTFHVGSAGSTTLVLQTVLPALLRAPAPSALTLEGGTHNPLAPPFDFLDLAYLPLVRRMGPDVTATLVTPGFYPAGGGLARVSIAPAPALAPLELLERGEIRGRRAVATVSNLPGAIAVRELDAAAAVLGWEAGCFKPSVLKGGNGPGNVITIAVESEHVTEVFTGFGAKGVRAESVATKAAEEARDYLAAGVPVGEHLADQLLLPIALAGRGAFRTVRPSSHTTTHLGLLRDLLGIRASVEQISDAAWQIEIWR
- a CDS encoding RtcB family protein; the encoded protein is MERSYNVIPTDSGVPIKAWTVGVPFETAAEAQLKNLAALPFIHKWIAVMPDAHQGIGATVGSVVATSGAVIPAAVGVDIGCGMMAARTSLSASQLPDALRGLRTAIEGAVPHGRTDNGGKNDRGAWRSPPPAQVAAWAELEPRYRQIVEKHPRIGRGHAIEHLGTLGTGNHFIELCLDEEDRVWVMLHSGSRGVGNRVGSYFIELAKQEMRRFFIHLPDSDLAYLPDGTRHFHDYMQAVSWAQDFAAVNRELMMAQVVEALRGSGELPPFDATVAAVNCHHNYVAREHHYGKDVLVTRKGAVRAQAGDLGIIPGSMGARSFIVRGLGNPESFCSSSHGAGRVMSRGEARRRFSVADHEAATAGVECRKDEDVIDETPAAYKPIDDVMRAQKDLVEIVHTLRQVVCVKG
- the rtcR gene encoding RNA repair transcriptional activator RtcR; this translates as MTRKTTVVLGMLGPTLDTGKTPERWSRWRPSVALCQHEDLIVDRFELLYQRRFEGLAETVMGDVRHASPETDIRAHVVEVDDPWDFEAVYGALHDFARAYPFAPDREDYLVHITTGTHVAQICLFLLTESRYFPGRLIQTSPPKRDREELAAGSFTIIDLDLSKYDRIASRFQKEQREGVSFLKSGIDTRNAAYNRLIERIEHVAIASRAPILLMGPTGAGKSQLARKIYDLKKGRRQVGGDFVDLNCATIRGDGAMSALFGHTKGSFTGALQDRPGLLRKAHEGVLFLDEIGELGADEQAMLLRAIEEKAFLPVGSDREVRSEFQLLAGTNRDLALEVAAGRFREDLLARINLWTFRLPGLRERVEDIEPNLDYELDASARLLGVRITMSRDARARFLAFATSREAVWPGNFRDFNAAVTRMATLAPGGRISVPIVDEEIGRLVEAWRRAPAAGGRALAAGGAAGEGSDGDDLVVAALGARRAAALDPFDRVQLAEVLRVLKGARSLSEAGRALFAASRAKKKSVNDADRLRKYLARFDIDWSEVVAEGG